CTTTGCCCGAATCATTCTATCCAAGAATCCTTTTTGGCACAGGTACTAATAGCGTATATAGTTATGCAGGCACTACAAACACTATCGGCTTTTTGAAACCGGTGTGAGGTAACCCCAGTTGTGTGGCTCATTTGCTCACCCTCCCAACCTTTGTTAGAGCTATATCGtcgcaaaagaaaaacaaaagtaagaAGATGTGCTCTCTTGTCAATTAAtatctttctgttttcttAGGAATGAACTAGAGAGAGCATTTTTAGAATTACTACAATTTAATATCAACGTGCCGTCAAGTGTGTACGCGAAGTACTATTTCGACTTGAGGTCCCTGGCCGATGCCAATGACTTAGTTTTTCCCCTCGAGCCCCTCAGCAAGGAAAGAGCAAAAAAGCTTGAGGTGAGGTTTTGAAGTTTTAGCGAGAAATTAAAACTGCTGTTGCTTCAGACTCTACACAAACGATTAACTTCAACAGCGCTCTGCGCCGTCTAGTCGTAGCGAACTTAGCGAGCATTGTAGAATTCGATCAAGATGGGAAAAGATAACGATTATGCAAATGTTCACTTTTCCGTAATGTTTTCCTTGGCGTTGCTGGGAACAATTGCCCGCGGGATGGGTTGATCACGTGTTTGGTTACCACTTTGCGACGGCTCCCTCCACGAGTTCTTTCAGGCAGCAAATTTTTCAATGCCATCGAGCTTGTGCGCTCTgggtgaaatttgaaacaacTTCGAGGCCTTTGAGTCAAATCTAATAGCAAACGTGTGGTTATCTGCGTGGTCATCAATTAAGTGTTAACTAAGCACATGATCAAGCCATGCAAATGGCCCATTTTCTAGTATGTAAGTGatcaaatttatttataacattgattgaaacatttctCAATCAGCGCCCTTGGGGTGTGTGACATTATCACTCGTCATAAGACCGGATTAGTGAAATGCTTTCCTTTCAAGTCGTGTTTTCCTCTTCTACAGGCAATGTCAAGTACTTGTGACGAACGTTTTCGCGATTTAAATCCAACCAATTTGTACAAATCTAAAAGCGCCGACGCACTAACTCCTCTTCGAAGTAGCATGGCTATTCTGTCCTGATAATTTTCAGCCAAATTGTACGCCGAAAGGACACTCTTTCAGTGGCTGAAAGCTTCGTTGAGGCCGCCAAACAAGGCTCAAATTGTTTTCAGGTGGTTGTGAAAGATTCTTCTTTccggagaaaagaaaacaggaaacaaaatggcctCACCGAGGAAGAGTAAACAGAGATTTGGGTTATTTGTGTGACAAACTATTCGACCAGTTATTCGTGTCACGCAATCCCTAACATGGCCGGGGTAACACAACGACAGCAATCCTCAGCGGTTGTGTCACGACAAGAAGGACAACAAACCACAAAGAAATGGTTCTCAAGCAACTTGGAATTTAGGTCTCGTTCTTCAAGGAGACTCAACGGTGAAAGAACTTCGTGTGGCCTGACGCATTGTCGTGCACCAGTGTTTTATATGACTGAATGCGGCGTCCCTATATTTCTATCACGCCATCCTTCGCAAGATGTGGAACAAAATGTGAATGCAAGCGAGTTTGTTGAAGACATAATGACGTTTCAAATAACTGTAGTAGAGAAAGAAAGTGTTTCTTATGAAGAAAATACCGGACAAGGCTTGATTTGTCACCGATTTACAAGCTCATCGCCAAGAGATATCATCTCTCCCATTGTTTTTTAGATTGTAGaagaatagaccattttaaagTTGTGTGCTTTGTTTCCTAGCCCTTgcatgaaaatgaggctggagttgaccttgttttgatagaaacctcactgcttttttttttattaaggacggtgcctactaattaaagatattttttccccggtgtgtgattatgcaggaaatgtagatcttaacaagtcctattgaaatcccaaaagaaaattgggggtaaccacgcatttttcaaagataattcatgaataatatctgtaaaaagcctttaaatacaaagcaatgtatggcgttctttctcaaattgaagcttaattatgtctcaaaaatgcatggttacccccaattttctttttggataccaagagtacttactaaggtctactttctccggatagttttaaaccgcgcaaaaatatccctgtattagtaagcattggcgataggaaatccgagtatctggagatgcgcagaacgtatgcgcagtaacaaaagtaggcaccgtccttaaattcGTACTAATAGaaatgagaacagcatcatcaTCAAAAGAAAAGCGGAGAGGCTCTTAttaaaacaaggtcacctcttgcctcactttcatttaaaggACAAGCATCTCAGCACGCAACTGTGAAATGGTCTCCTCAAGATACGCAGCACGTTCATTGAGCTCTCAGACATGAAAATCaatgtcaataaaagattttcaCTCCTTTCgatgcaaaatattttgacGGTGATCACTACATTTCGACTGCACATGTGTGTTCGATTTGTTAAAGGGAGAGTGTCGCCCCATTTGAGTAAAACCCCAGTAGGGTTAAAAATGCTTCATAAAATCTAAGGAAATAAAGTAACGCTTAAGATTCTTTAATGAGAACTTAATTATTACATTGAATTTAATTGTCATCCACAGCGCGGAATGGCGAGTTTTAACAAGATGTATTAAAACATCCCCTCTGTAACAGACCCGGTGAAACCCGATCCAATGGACTTTTTCCCCTCACAAAGTGAAAATTTAGCCTCCGCGGTACGTGgtgaaatgtttaattttaccCGGCCAGTTTGTGGCTTCCCCGGTGCGGCTTTTACCGACCCAGCTTATATAATTTGGGTTTGTTTGAAGAAGGCAGAACAGCCTACATGACAGACAGGGGCAACCTAGTGGAAAATCTACCGACCCAGTGACGTATTTTTCCGAAAACCCGGTGAGAATATAGATGCCGCTGGGTCTCTTACAGAGGGGTCTATCAAAATCACCCAAATGTTCATACGATAATCCTATCCTTGCAACATTAACTTGATGTTCTTGTTTCGGTTTATAAGGAATGTACTTTCTTTGATTGCTTTTACAACCAGTTATGAgctaaaaacagcaaaactacCATGACAGTGCACGTGACCACAATGCCGGAAGTCTAATACAGGCTCACAAAGCGTGCATGTAGTTACTACGGAGTAACGAGATAGACATTGTCAAActactttttttccttttttgcgaGAAACGAATATAGCTGTTTACTCACGACTACCGGGTTCATGGTGTAGCCgccattttttcaagttttccagCAATTTGTGGTGCTGTTCATTTCTAATGCAAGCATGCTAATTGCACAGGGCTCAgatgttcaaagcccgattaagctaatcctagattagtaaattttaattgctatttatttaccgctaaaggaggatttgccataaaattgtggcccaataaagttatatattataaatttcttttcttaagccttaattttgtgaaaaatcctcctttaatgGTAtataaataacattaaaaaatttccactaatccagggtAAGCTTAATCAGGATTTGCACAATTGGGTCCAGGAGACAAGCAAATTGTGCCTAAATCTGTTTCGACACGTTTTACTAAAGCAACGACATGCAGTCATTGATCGTCTCTCAGACTTGTTGACCATTTGTGACAAAATTTCCAGATCAGTTTGTCGCTTGTTTAGctgcgaagaaaaaaaaaccaaaggtgtagtttctaaagaaaatttGGTGCTGTGTCGCTAGGAAAATGAAGCACGAAAATATGGAATCAAAAAAGTTGATAAGatggtcaaatttccaccgtaagaCGATAAAGAAATTCGTTgtaacgaagggctaacattCAAATCTTGGAACTCGCTCTGGCGAAGCGCTAACTCTCAAAACGTCACCGACATGATATTGGGGAGCGTGAGCAAGGACGACTGCAACGAAGACGCcggaaaacaatgatctgattggttgaatggggaaaaaataatcgtgctgcacgtgcggcacgcactttagtacaattctttgacgtagtctgtcaaataacaacgtgaaatttccaaatgtaaggttttaacgacaacgtgaacacacgacagtaaatctttcattctctatatttacttcaactgTGCTTCAActagtccatttgcagcgtgctctgtcaataATAAAcgggatgcgaggaagaagtaataatcgcaaaatagtcgcCATTTCctaaatgtttcttttcaagtgacgttttcgttgcggttgccgtcgttgctgcttaagctccctattttttACCGAGGAAATTTGACTCttccaaattgttttgataCTATTTTACATTACCCGGCCCTGAAAACCTACCTGCGGATTCACTTGGCCCCACGACTCCATCCATTTTCGTACCCAGTCACCTCTTCTCTCTTTATGCACAACAGCCTCTTGAATGCTCTTCTAAATTCACAACTGGCAAACGCGTAAAGCAGCGGGTTCAAGGAAGAATGAAGGTATGCGAGCCAGCAAGCCATTGTGTCAGCGATCTCCATGGCGCAGGTCATTGGGCCGTTCACCATAGCTATGACGTTGATGATTTGGAAAGGCAACCAGCAAATCACAAAGCAGAGGACCACTATCCCAAGTGTCTTTGCGATCTTCAGTTCCCGCGCAAGTTTCTTGCGGTAACTCGTTGCTGAAGTCTCGGTATTCGGAATTGACGACGAAGCAACTCCAAGTCGCCTTGCGTGCTGCTTGGCGATGACGTAGATCTTGGAATAGAGCACTATCATGATAAAGAAAGGCACGATAACGTTTCCAGTCAGGACAAAACCGTAAAAGTACGGATTCAAATCGAAGCTGTATCTCTCATTCTTTGGCGGTTTCAGGAGACAGAAGATTAAAATCCCAATTCCAACCGAGTATATCCACACGCATGCGATCATGAATTTGTTGAGCTTCGGAGTCATAAGAGCTTGATAACGGAGCGGGTAAACCACTGCGAGAAATCTATCAATACTTATCGCGGTCAGGTTTAACACCGACGCAGttagagagagaaaaaataacGAATTCCACAAATTGCAAAGAACTCCGCCCAAAGTCCAACGAGGAAACGTTATCCAGTACAAAATGTCAAACGGAAGTACCATTACAGCAACCATGATGTCAGATAAAGCCAAACTTAAAATGAACATTTCAGAACAAGAAaacagattcgagaattttacGCTCGCTACACAGACTAGGGTATTCCCAAACAGGCACGAAACCACCACAAAAATCATGAGCAGTAAGCCAGCAATAGTGAGACCAAGTCCATGAGTTTCTTGGCAAAAAAAAGAGTCGAAGTCTTTGTTGTACGAATGTTGAGTGGTGTTGTTCATTTTCTCGAATTAGAGAGTGAAGATTTTCTTGGACATGCAGCTTTTGACGTAGAGAGGCAAATTATGGAAGAAGACCATTTATCGCCAATTTTTCCACTTGACATTCATCCGAGAGGCATTAATATTGACGACGGAAATTAATGTCATAATCCCTAGCTGTTATCAGCAACCAAAACGTAAAACTACGATCCAATTGTTGAAAGTTCTCAGCCCGAGGCATAGGGAAAACAAATAGTTTTCTGTATGGTTAGAcgttgatttttcaaaggatCAATTTGGACCATAGTGACTTCaagttattattgtttgcGAAACTAATGTCATTTCTCCGAACCAATGGCTTCTCGCTATGGGGAGAAAATTAATCATAGTATAACTTTGACGCGAAaatgtttgtttcaaaatgatgctCCGCAAATATTTCACAATACACTGTAAAGTCTTTTATGTacccttttttcattttacatgtcgtttttttttttaagtttcttgATCTGATAAGCTTTTAGCAATAATCAACATCGTGACTTAATAGAGAAGATCTTCAATTATTAAACTTTACAGAAGATATAATCAATAACACCCGCAAGTAAATTGAACCTTAAAGGCATAAAAGATCACAAATGAGATCGGAACTTCTTCgctaattttcctttttccgtCACACGTCAACTTCGAAGTGACTCTTTCTGtcatacaaaaaaaactgatgtcaaattttgattttcgtTCGCTACAATGAAggcttaaaatatttacatgaatAGTGCGGCTGATCGTGATcatgagaaataaaaaataaaaaacaattatttattacgcTGTTGTCAATTTTCATGAAGCAGTTAAAAATCTTTTAACTATTAAAAGTCTTGAAAAACACTTAAGACAACCAAAAATGTTGCACGAACACCCCAGGTGTCCTATTTAAGTTTTGGGAAGTACCATTTAGCGAGATCTGAAGAAAACAACCTGACAAATTGTGATGTCACCCGCAAACCTTAGCACAAAACTAAAACCGCGCTGTTCAGTAGTCCTTGATGAACTAGGCGATGAAAAAGATTCTCGCAAAATTCCGTGTGAGTCAAAATGGATTATGATTATTCGCGCCTTGATATTCAAACTGTTTCTTTGCGTTTcataaagttgttttcaatACAAGCCGCTGTGTAcatttaagaaaaacaacattttgtcAGCTGTTGCTTAGTTTTtgtaaaaacatgaaatataTATGCTTTCAACTAGCTATAGTCACTTTGTATTTATCCAAAATCATCAATAAAACTATTCTTTCCTAGAAAGAGCAGATTTCTTACAGTTTTAAACTCGTCAAACATTCATTTCGGAGGCTTTTATAACATGTTTATAACACGAAGTCAAGCATGTTTCTCGTACagaacagttttttttttaattaaggacggtgcctactattgttattgcgcatacgttctgcgcatctccagataatcggatttcctatcgccaatgcttactaatacagggatatttttgcgcggtttaaaactattcggagaaagtagatctaaataagtactcttggtatccaaaaagaaaattgggggtaaccatgcatttttgagagataattaagcttcaatttgagaaagaacgccatacattgctttgtattttaaggctttttacagatgttattcatgaaatatctttgaaaaatgcgtggttacccccaattttctttttggatttcaataggacttgttaagatctacatttcctgcataatcacacaccgggaaaaaataactttaattagtaggcaccgtccttaagtccGTAAACAGTATAAGCAGATCAATACAGGAGAAACAAATAAGCAAGACGAACACGCATAACTCCAAGTGTATATTTGATAGTCTctgatgttgttgttatttgaTTGCTTGACAAAGCGACGAAGAAAAGCCACAAGTAAATGAGTGACGCtatgaaattcaaaatggctgtTCGTTATCCTAATTAAGGAGTaagctttcttcttcttcctagACCCAATTCGTTGAGAAGACGCTGAGATGTTCAAAACAACCAAGGAACTTAAGTTTGTCTTCAttaatggctctgaaccttgTAATGAGTGTTTCTGTTAGAGCACATTTCCAATGCCAAATGTGCAATGTacaagacacacttgaacCAAATGTTGGGAAATAGCTAGAAAATTTTTAGATATAAACTGAAATTGCGAGTATGTAATCTTAAATCGAGTttagtggatgaatgggaatTGTTACATATGGTGTAGGGGCTGACATTTCTCTCCTTCATTGCTTGGAGATGGTTATTGGTCCACAAAAGTGATCACCTGGCCAAAATCTCGGGAAAAATCGTTTGATACGACGCTCTGGCTCCACATCGTCCAGAGGTATATTGAGTTCGTGCATGCGCAGTTTTGCTTGCACTAAGCCCTCCGCTTGAATTCCCAGGATACTTAGCGCGTCCATTAGTGAAACGTCACCAAATTCAACATGGACGCCGTAGTGTTGGTAAGCAAGCGCTTTTACTTTGTATTTCTAATCTTTTTTGGCCTTCCGAAGAGCCCTGTGGTAACATATCATGTTAAAGTAATGTACTATGCGGCTTATCTTTCAAATCTAGCCTTCGACATCTGCTCTgttaaatgtattttaaaagCCAGCGATCGTGTCGGTGGTTGAGTCCATATTAAATTTAGTTCcatgcgttttttttttttttgacaggaaGCGTCTTTGTACACTGTTAAGGCCATTGCTGTGCTGGATAATGACGGGGAAAGAGTTGTAGCGAAGGTATTAAACTAATGCTACATGTTAATTAAGGAGTATATTGTACCATTCTTAAAGTTCTTAATTTTACTGTGACACAGACATTGTGAGTCaggtcatttcgttccattGACGGCCCTAAGTGCGAAAAGGTGAAATTGTACTATCCAGCAGATGAATAACTATGTAATGAATAAGCACTACCAAAACCTATGGAACGAATGTGGTGTAAATGCGAGCTCCCAATGAATGTACATGTAGAcctatttagtatttaccaaatcagtggatagcaattttcgcgagttttgattggctcctgtAACTTGGAAtgtccttggatattcactgttttgcaaacagagagaaaaatggtgcGTCGTTGCGCGAAattttcagaagaagaaattgaggaagcgtttttttatccatctgatttggtaaatactgaAACAACTAACCCCCTTAGGATCGGTGAAGAGTGGTAGATATATACcccgacgcttcgcgtctcggtatatatccaccactattcacctccctttcgggggatagttgtatattatttgcattttatttgttaacTCAACCACACTTCTCAAGCATTTCTTTCACTcatcattcctttcacgggaacacatgagcccaacaaactGACCTCCTCACATCaaagtggcttcatagctcagttggtaagTGTGCTGCACTGTCATCACAGAGGTCTTGGGTTTGAATCCTATTGAAGAcacctgaaatttttcaggtgcacaTATGAGACAATCGCTGAGAGCAAGTGcaaggatcatttcttcaattcatctctcaaccacactttacaaacattttttttcactgataATTTCTCCTAGTGA
The DNA window shown above is from Acropora palmata chromosome 7, jaAcrPala1.3, whole genome shotgun sequence and carries:
- the LOC141886695 gene encoding alpha-1A adrenergic receptor-like, producing the protein MNNTTQHSYNKDFDSFFCQETHGLGLTIAGLLLMIFVVVSCLFGNTLVCVASVKFSNLFSCSEMFILSLALSDIMVAVMVLPFDILYWITFPRWTLGGVLCNLWNSLFFLSLTASVLNLTAISIDRFLAVVYPLRYQALMTPKLNKFMIACVWIYSVGIGILIFCLLKPPKNERYSFDLNPYFYGFVLTGNVIVPFFIMIVLYSKIYVIAKQHARRLGVASSSIPNTETSATSYRKKLARELKIAKTLGIVVLCFVICWLPFQIINVIAMVNGPMTCAMEIADTMACWLAYLHSSLNPLLYAFASCEFRRAFKRLLCIKREEVTGYENGWSRGAK